A region of the Burkholderiaceae bacterium DAT-1 genome:
CATGCCCGGCGCAATCACGGCTTCGCCCCGTGCTGCACGGCGCACGCTATCAAACAGAAACTCGGCATCGATATTTTTCAGCAGATAGCCGCGCGCACCGGATTGCAGGGCGGTGGTCAGCTCGTCGGTTTCTTCCGAAACGGTGAGCACCACCACGGCGCTGGCGGGGGCTTCCTGCTGAAGCAGGTGCAGGGTTTCCAGTCCCGACAGGCCCGGCATGTTCAGATCAAGCAGAATCACATCGGGTGCAAGCTGGTGGGCGCGCTTCACGCCTTCGTGGCCGTCTGCGGCTTCGGCCACGACTTC
Encoded here:
- a CDS encoding response regulator — protein: MPIRVLLIDDHALFRSGIRLLLQRNEDFEVVAEAADGHEGVKRAHQLAPDVILLDLNMPGLSGLETLHLLQQEAPASAVVVLTVSEETDELTTALQSGARGYLLKNIDAEFLFDSVRRAARGEAVIAPGMTLKLVQQVQSQTPRAAIPIPADTPPAIDQAHKSPDKLTAREREIAAFLARGESNKMIARHLDLSESTVKIHV